CAGGCGTCGTCCCCCAGCGGCAACAGAGGGCGACCGATGATGCAGCAGCGGGATCAATCGGCCAGCATCGCGGTCGAACCACCCTCGGCCTTCCACTGCTCGATGCCGCCGAGCAGATAGCGCGCACGCAAGCCCAGGCCAGCCAGCTGAACCGTGACACCCTGGCTGACCTCATGCCCGTGCACGCAATACACCACGACCTCACCCTGGGCCTGCAGCTGGCTGCCCCAGCTGGCAACCTCCTCGGGCAGGCGGCGCACGGCCCCGGGAATAACCGCGGGACTATCCAGGTAGGCCGGTTGCCGACGCACATCGCACAGCATCGGCGGCGTGGTCGATGCCAGCAAGGCCCGAAGCTGCGCGACTGTGATCGCTTCAGGCATGACACCCTCCTGACGCCCGGACTGCATCCGGGGTTTCGTTCAGATTCACCATCGCCTCACTCCGTTGTGCGTTTGCCCACCGCCCCTGCCAGCCTAGCCCACACCCTTGTCCTGCGCCGCCGGGCTGGGTTTATCATGCCTAGCCCCCACATGGACACAGGACGCCCACCATGCCCCTCGCCCAGCTGATGACCTCAGCGGCGCTCGCCGCCCGCCTGCAACAACCCGACCTGCTGATACTCGATTGCCGCTTCGCCCTCGATGACCCGCGCTATGGTCAGCGCAGCTTTGCCAGCGGCCACATTCCCGGCGCCCAGTTCGCCGATCTGGAGCAGGACCTTTCCGGGCCCGTGCAGACGGGTGTCACCGGCCGCCACCCGCTGCCGGCGCCGGACGCCCTGCTCGAGCGCCTGCGTCAATGGGGCCTGAACCAGAACAGCGAGGTGGTGCTGTACGACGACGGCCCCGGTGCCTTTGCCGCCCGCGCCTGGTGGCTGCTGGCCTGGCTGGGCAAGCGTGACGGCGTCTACCTGCTCGACGGCGGCCTCAAGGCCTGGCGCACCGCCGGCCAGGCCCTGAGCCAGGATCAGCCAAGCCGTCCCCGCGGCGATTTCAGCGGCGAGCCCGATGAGCACCTGGTGATCAGCGCCGAGCAGCTGCAGCAACGCCTCGGTCAGCCCCAGCTGACCCTGCTCGACGCCCGCGCCCTGCCGCGCTTTCGTGGCGATGTGGAGCCACTGGACCCGGTGGCCGGGCACATCCCGGGCGCCCAATGCGCGGCCTTCAACGACAACCTGGACGGCGACGGCCACTTTCTGCGGAGCGAACCGCTGCGCCAGCGCTTCGCCGCGCAGCTGGGCCCGCGACCGGCCAGCGAACTGGTGGCCTACTGCGGTTCCGGCGTCACCGCCTGCCACAACCTGTTTGCCCTGTGCCTCGCCGGCTACCCGCTGGCACCGCTCTACGCCGGTTCCTGGAGCGAATGGATCACCGATCCCGCGCGCCCCGTGGCGACTGGCGACTGAGCCCGCACGACCGCTCGGCGCAGCACGTTAGTAGCTCGGAAGCCTTCGCAGCAAACCAAAGCCCGCTAAGCACAAAGGGGAATATGGGTTATGACCGAAAGCTGAAAACAATTTAAAAACATATCTTTACGGCTCAAAGGTCGCACTAGACTTGAACATGAGCGGCTAACCCCGCTCCCGGTGGGGCCTTTATAGAACAAACAGAAGCTGCCATGCGCCCCGGCCCCACCGGACACTTTTCGCGAGGGCTCTATGGGTATCGCCGCCTGCGAGTTGCGCCAGCACGTCATTCGCCCCACCCTGCTCTACCTGGGGCGCCACTCAGACACCGCCGAAGCCCTGCTGCTGGGCGCCGCCGCCAGCCAGTCCGGCCTCGGCAGCGCCCTCGATGACCGTCGCGGCCACGGCCTGTATCGCATCGCCGAGCGCCGCCATCAGCGCCTGTGGGACCTGCACCTGGCCCGCGATCCGGACCTGGCCAGCCAGGTCCGTGGCCTGGCCAGCCAGCACGCCTTTCTCGCCGCCCCGCACCTGGAACTGACGGTCAACCTGCGCTATGCCACCGCCATCGCCTGGCTGCTGATCGAGGTGGAGCACATCGTGCTGCCGGCCGCCGATGACCTGCTCGGCCTGGCGCTCATCTGGCGCCAGGTGTTTCACCCCCACGGCCAGCCCGGCGCGTTCATATCGGCCTGGCAGCGCTGCGTCGGCAACCTCAGCCAGGTCGCCTGAGCGATTTCGCCTTCCATCCCGCCGCCTGCAGCGGTCGAACGCCACACAAGCAAGGGGCCTAGCGTTCCACCTATCGGAACAGCGCTCACGCTTTGGTCGCACAAGTGACCAAGCGCCTCTAATTTGACGACAGGTTTGCGTTACACTCGCCCGGCATCGACAACTACAAGAAAAAGCCGCGTGGGACTGCCATGACCACACTCTGCACTGCCTTGCCAGAACAACTGAACCTGTTGCTGGTGGACGACCACCGCATCTTCCTCGACGGCCTGAGCCTGGCCCTCACCCCGCTCTGCGCCGACCTGCGCGTGCAAGCCGCGCACAACGCCGCCGAGGCCGAAGACTGCCTGAGCCGGCAGGATTTCGACCTGATCCTGCTGGACCTGCGGCTGCCCGACCTGCCCGGCCTGGATCTGCTGCAGCGCTGGCAGCAGCAGGGACGCCTGACCCCGGTGGCCATCCTCAGCGCCAGCGACTCCAGCCTGGATGCCCAGGCCGCCCTGGCCGCCGGCGCCCTGGGCTTCATTCCGAAAAGCGCCAATGGCGACGACCTGCGCCAGGCCGTGACCCGCGTGCTGCTGGGCGAGACC
The genomic region above belongs to Pseudomonas benzenivorans and contains:
- a CDS encoding rhodanese-like domain-containing protein → MPEAITVAQLRALLASTTPPMLCDVRRQPAYLDSPAVIPGAVRRLPEEVASWGSQLQAQGEVVVYCVHGHEVSQGVTVQLAGLGLRARYLLGGIEQWKAEGGSTAMLAD
- a CDS encoding helix-turn-helix transcriptional regulator — its product is MTTLCTALPEQLNLLLVDDHRIFLDGLSLALTPLCADLRVQAAHNAAEAEDCLSRQDFDLILLDLRLPDLPGLDLLQRWQQQGRLTPVAILSASDSSLDAQAALAAGALGFIPKSANGDDLRQAVTRVLLGETLPSPVADKPQLTPRQQEILRLLADGLPNKAISRQLGVAEDTVKTHLKALFQELEVHTRTACVSAARQRGWL
- a CDS encoding sulfurtransferase, with protein sequence MPLAQLMTSAALAARLQQPDLLILDCRFALDDPRYGQRSFASGHIPGAQFADLEQDLSGPVQTGVTGRHPLPAPDALLERLRQWGLNQNSEVVLYDDGPGAFAARAWWLLAWLGKRDGVYLLDGGLKAWRTAGQALSQDQPSRPRGDFSGEPDEHLVISAEQLQQRLGQPQLTLLDARALPRFRGDVEPLDPVAGHIPGAQCAAFNDNLDGDGHFLRSEPLRQRFAAQLGPRPASELVAYCGSGVTACHNLFALCLAGYPLAPLYAGSWSEWITDPARPVATGD